From the genome of Brachyhypopomus gauderio isolate BG-103 chromosome 20, BGAUD_0.2, whole genome shotgun sequence, one region includes:
- the LOC143484164 gene encoding uncharacterized protein LOC143484164, giving the protein MDCSEIKAHFSKMEGQQLEKSAIGLGCVPGKPVEVKPIKHPSSFSEPQGESTVPSQVHVDFCQQFPQRLSEDVKTEACTTVDEGGTSVSVHLSTPMDHQNGTVQKMPRSHTSGTPVPVGLTDRARETFPSGLEVRKSSVPDVGLGVFNKGQTIAVGTHFGPYQRELKDKEEAMNSRFSCVLSKINQCDEYIGVKRETHSNWMRYVNCARNDDEQNLAAFQYYGEIFYRCCQPIESGQELLVWYGDKNAEDINFTFDFLWNKQCSAEGEIEDENLDLKITPQISSNTSLRRLQRDMEKERIYCSECGKSFTQQNDLQQHQRIHTGERPYHCSECAKSFTKLSNLLIHQRIHTGEKPYQCSECGKSFIVQCVLKQHQRIHTGEKPYHCSECGKSFSRQGCFKQHQRIHTGVKPYFCSECGKSFSRQNSFKQHQRIHTGERPYHCSECGKSFNEPNSLKQHQRIHTGVKPYHCSECGKSFSQQSHVYQHQLTHTGKKLYNCSECGKSFSNHSHLYQHQHIHTGEKPYCCSECGKSFNQKSNLNQHQRIHTGVKPYYCFECGKFFTMLTNLRRHQRTHTGEKPYHCSKCGKSFAQQDTLLTHERIHTGEKPFHCSECGKNFNKRSTLLRHQRIHTGEKPFHCSECGKSFTLKCDLERHHRIHRGEKPYQCSECGKSFTQQGTLLTHERTHTGQKPYFCSECGKSFTLQKSFQRHQCIHT; this is encoded by the exons ATGGATTGCAGTGAGATAAAAGCGCACTTCTCAAAGATGGAGGGACAGCAACTGGAGAAAT CAGCAATAGGCTTGGGCTGTGTCCCAGGGAAACCAGTAGAAGTCAAACCCATCAAACACCCCAGCTCTTTCTCTGAACCTCAGGGGGAGAGTACTGTTCCATCACAG GTTCATGTTGATTTCTGCCAACAGTTTCCACAACGGCTGTCTGAG GATGTGAAGACAGAGGCCTGTACCACTGTAGATGAGGGAGGGACATCAGTCTCTGTGCACCTCAGCACCCCTATGGACCACCAGAATGGAACTGTCCAGAAGATGCCCAGATCCCATACGTCAG GTACACCTGTTCCTGTGGGGCTCACAGATCGAGCCAGAGAGACTTTTCCTTCTGGTCTGGAGGTTCGGAAGTCCAGTGTTCCTGATGTTGGACTGGGAGTGTTTAACAAGGGTCAGACTATTGCGGTCGGTACACACTTTGGGCCCTACCAGAGAGAACTGAAGGACAAAGAGGAGGCAATGAACAGCAGATTCTCCTGTGTG CTATCCAAGATCAACCAGTGTGATGAGTACATAGGTGTGAAGAGAGAGACGCACTCTAATTGGATGAG ATATGTGAATTGTGCTCGTAATGATGATGAGCAGAATCTGGCAGCCTTTCAGTATTATGGGGAAATTTTCTACCGTTGTTGTCAACCCATTGAATCAGGACAGGAGCTCCTGGTGTGGTACGGAGACAAGAACGCTGAAGATATCAACTTCACATTTGACTTCCTCTGGAACAAACAGTGCTCTGCAGAAG GAGAAATTGAAGATGAAAATCTTGATCTCAAAATTACTCCACAAATATCCTCTAACACATCTCTTAGACGATTGCAAAGAGACATGGAAAAGGAGAGAAtttactgctcagagtgtgggaaaagTTTCACTCAACAGAATGATCTCCaacaacaccagcgcattcacacaggagagaggccatatcactgctcagagtgtgcgAAGAGTTTCACCAAACTGAGTAATCTCCTcatacaccagcgcattcacacaggagagaagccgtatcaatgctcagagtgtgggaagagttttattgTACAGTGTGTTCTCAAACAACACCAgcgtattcacacaggagagaagccatatcactgctcagagtgtgggaagagttttagtagACAGGGTTGTTTTAAACAACATCAGCGCATTCATACAGGAGTGAAGCCGTATttttgctcagagtgtgggaagagttttagtagACAGAATTCTTTCAAACAAcatcagcgcattcacacaggagagaggccgtatcactgctcagagtgtgggaagagttttaatgaACCTAACAGTTTAAAACAAcatcagcgcattcacacaggagtgaagccatatcactgctcagagtgtgggaaaagTTTTAGTCAACAGAGTCATGTCTACCAACACCAGTTGACTCACACAGGAAAGAAGCTGTATAATTGCTCagagtgtggaaagagttttaGTAACCACAGTCATCTctaccaacaccaacacattcacacaggagagaagccgtattgttgctcagagtgtgggaagagttttaatcaAAAGAGCAATCTCAATCAACACCAGCGGATTCACACAGGAGTGAAGCCGTATTACTGCTTTGAGTGTGGGAAGTTTTTTACTATGTTGACTAATCTCAGAAGACACCAgcgcactcacacaggagagaagccgtatcactgctcaaagtgtgggaagagtttcgCCCAACAGGATACTCTCCTCACACACGAGCGCATTcatacaggagagaagccgtttcactgctcagagtgtgggaagaattTCAACAAACGGAGTACTCTCCTCAGACACCAACGCATTcatacaggagagaagccgtttcactgctcagagtgtgggaagagttttactctaAAATGTGATCTCGAACGACACCACCGTATTCACagaggagagaagccatatcaatgctcagagtgtgggaagagttttacccAACAGGGTACTCTCCTCACACACGAGCGCACTCACACAGGACAGAAGCCCTATTTTtgttcagagtgtgggaagagttttactctgCAGAAAAGCTTCCAACGACACCAGTGCATTCATACATGA